From the genome of Aerococcus sanguinicola:
ACGGACACTGTTCCTAATCCGACAACTCCAACCTTAAGCATGTCTAGCTTCCTTTCTTATTGGCGTTGTTCGAATTTGCCTTCTTTAGCGATATGTTCGTTCAACATGCCAAGGAATTTTTCATCATCGAAGTTCTTAATGGACACTTCTTCGCCTGTCCAGCCTGACATTTGGATGGCATTCGCCAGACGCACGCCATTAATCCCTTCAGCCCCTGGTGCAATTAAATCCTTACCGTGTAAGATATGTTGGGCGAAGTTTTCCATAACGCCTGAGTGTTGGGCACCCCAGACATTGTCTTCTTCAATGGTATCAACGGCTTCGAAGAGGTCGCCGAAGACATCTTCCCCAGCCATCATGCTCTTCACCTTAGCGGCATCGAATTCCTTGTTAATTTCTTGTTCAGTTTCCTTCAAGCGGTAAACCGTTGCTTTTTGAGAATCATCCACAACGATCTTACCCTTGTCGAAGTAGAGTTCTAAGCGGTCTGAACCCGCAATTTCATTGGTAGAAGTCACAAAGACCCCTGTTGCCCCATTGGCATAGCGGAGCATGGCATGGACTTGGTCTTCTACGACAATTTCACGTTGGTAACCTTCTTGAACCATGGCGTAAACCGATTCAGGAACACCTGCAATCCATTGAATCAAGTCTAATTGGTGAGGGGCTTGGTTCACTAAGACGCCGCCGCCTTCACCACCCCAAGTTGCCCGCCAGTCGCTTTGGTTATAGTAAGCTTGTGGCCGCCACCAAGTTGTAATGATCCAGTTTGACCGGCGGAGATCGCCCAAGTCACCAGAATCTACAATGGCTTTAATCTTTTGGTAGAGTGGGTTGTTGCGTTGGTTGAACATGATCGCATAAGTGGCATCTGCCTTCTCAGCGTATTCATTTAATTCCTTCACTTGCTTGGTGTAAACCCCAGCAGGTTTCTCGTTCAATACGTGAACGCCCTTGCTCAAGGCATAAATAGCCATTTCAGGGTGGAGGTAGTGAGGCACTGTGGTCACAATTGCTTCCACCTTGCCAGAATCGATTAACTCTTTATAGTCAGAATAAGTTTCTACTTGTGGGTAGAGTTCCTTAGCTAACTTGGTACGTTCCTCATCAATATCACAAACAGCGACTAAATCAATGCTAGGCACCATGCCCTCATCAATAAAGCGTCCGTATGCTGAACCCTGTGTCCCGAAACCAATAATAGCGAATTTTAATTTGTCTGCCATAATAACATCTCCTTCATTTATCTTCTATAATATATTCTTTGACTTAGCGGTTAGCCTTGCGGAATTGGCTGGGTGTCACGCCCACACTCTGCTTAAAATAACGCGAAAAATGGGCATTGCTCTCAAAACCATTCGCCAAGGCAATCTCCTGGATGGATAAATCATCGCTCATCATCAAATGATAGCGAGCCTGTAAGAGGCGGTACTTCATGAGGAAATTGATCACCGTCATCCCGGTCACCTCACGGAACAAGTGAGAGACATAGGACTTACTCAGGTTGACACCGCTTGCAATTTTATCCAAGTCTAACTTCTCTTGGTAGTGCTGGGTCAAATAGTAGGCAATCTCTTGGACCCTTAGCAAGGGCTCTTCCTGGCGGGCGCTCACTTCCACAATCGACTGGTGGTCCATCCGGTCCAAGGTCATCAAGAGGTCTACAATCTGTAGCTTGACCTGCTGCTCATGGAAAGTATAGGAGGAATCCAGCTGGGTGAGTTCTGCCAGAGCTCGCATCTTCTCAGCCACGATTTCCTTGTCCGAAGATTTTGTCATCCGGTAGAGACTCCCCTGACCCTCCTTGAAGAGCTCCAGGAGCTGACTAGCGTCCAGGCTGGCCAAGAGGGGCTGGATCGACTCCCTGGTGAAATGCACCACATGGCGTCGGTAAACCTCCCCTTCATCTTTGACAAAAGCCTTGTGGAGGCGCATGCCATCAATCAGTAAAATATCCCCTGGCTCCAGCTCATAAAACTGGCTGCCAATCTGAAAATAGCAGCAACCAGCAATAAACTGGTAGATCTCCAATTGGCGGTGGGTATGGAATTCTAACCACTCATCGCCGCCTTGCAGGTCATAACCCGCATAAATTTCTTCATCCATTCTGCCACCTGCCTCGTACATCCTTATTATACCCGAGAAAGCGCTTTTAATCATTAGATAAATCTGTTTAAAAGCGCTTATTTTTTGACTGAGAGTGCTATTTGTGATATTTTGAACATGAATATTTGTAAAAAAAGACTGGAAAAACTCCAGTCTATAACTCGTCTCACTTGTTAACTTGTGCAAGAAAATCTTAGCTCGCACAGCTTGACTCAAGCGACTATTTTTGTAATTCTGAATTGGAGGTCATAATATGGTCGATGATCCCATATTCCTTGGCTTCTTCAGCCGACATCCAATTATCACGGTCGGTATCCTTTTCAACCACTTCAATGTCTTGACCAGTTGCTTCGGAAATGATCCGGTTCAAGTTCTTCTTGGTCTTCAAGATATGACGGGCAGTGATTTCAATCTCAGTCGCTTGGCCTTGGACCCCGCCTAAAGGTTGGTGGATTAGAATTTCAGAGTTAGGTAAGGCATAACGCTTGCCCTTTTCTCCAGCCATGGCAATCACTGAACCCATCGAAGCTGCAAGACCTGTCACAATGGTTACCACATCTGCATTCACAAAGTTCATGGTATCATAGATGGCAAGGCCAGCTGTGACAGAACCACCTGGTGAGTTGACATAGATGTAGATATCCTTTTCAGGATCTTGGGCATCCAGGAAGAGCAATTGGGCGATAATTGAGTTCGCCATATTGTCATCTACTCCCCCAGACATCATAATAATACGGTCCTTTAATAAGCGAGAATAAATATCATAAGCACGTTCACCACGCGAAGATTGTTCGATTACTGTAGGAATTAAATTCATAAATTAAAACTACCTCCCTATACATTGTTTAATTCTATCATACACGGTTGGTCAACAATGGTCAAGCAAAAAGTCCTAAAAAAGATTTGCATTTTCCAAGGAAAAATTGTATAATAATCTTGTTGTTAATTTTTGCGCCCATAGTGTAATGGATATCACGTAAGATTCCGGTTCTTGAGATGGGGGTTCGATTCCCTCTGGGCGTATTTTGTGAAATCTAGTGAGGTCTAGTAAAGGCCAGTGTTGATTTATCAGCATTTGTCGCACTTACTAAAGGCTAGTGAAGTCTAATAAATGCTAGTTTTTACTCGAAATTCTATAACATTTCTATAACTTTTTGAACCGTCAGCCAGCATCGTTATAAGGTTTTGAACAAAATTATCTATAACTTTTCAACTTTTCACAAAGTTGGGAAGTTATTTTTTAATATAAAGCACAAAAAAAGAGGAGACCAATACGGCCTCCTCTTTTAATCTTATATACTATTTTTCAGTAATGACGTAAACAATCCCATTCAGAAGAACTTCATTGTCAGCCAGTTCGACCTTACCATCCTGCCCTGGTTGGTGATCAGCCACTTGGATTTCTTTTTGATCACGGGCCTCCACAAGCTTATTAACCTCATTCTGAACCGCAACTGGATCATACCCAGCTAATTGTAATTTAGAAATTCGATCTGCACCATTACCCCATTTAGCATCCAGTACTTCCTTAGCAATCTCAGCAGGTGATTTAAGAGGGACTGGTTTAGCTTCCTGGCGGTATACATACCAGTAGCCTAGGTAGTCATAAGTCCCCATAACATTTGTTTCTGGTTCCTCATATACCCCGCCATTCCAGCCGTCTTTATAAGAACAGTGGATAACCGTTGTGGGACTGGTAAACATCCATACATGGCCTCCTGCGTTTGCGCTGTGACCAATCTGCCCCATGATACAGATATCCCCTTTCTGAGCTGGCCAAGTTGCATTAGTTGCAATCCGCTTGAAGCCGTTCGCTACTAGCCAACCATGCATACTTTCTGTAGAAGCAACCTGCCCTAGGTTACTAGCTCCAGCAGACCGCAGAGCAGCATAGATGGCACCAGAGCAATCAGCAGAGCCGTCTGCGCCAGTGCGGCTACCATACATGCTGTAAGTGGTTCCTTTTGCTTTCAAATCTCTCATGAAAGAAATTGCTTTATCAATATCAATTTTCATAACTGTTTGCTTCCCTTCGTGTAAATAATCTTGATCTAATTTATCTAAGCTATTATTGTTTGCAACGTTAATCGCTTGTCGCCGAGCAGTCATTCCTTGTAGGTATAACTCATAGCGCTGCTGACTGGTGGCCACGTTCATCGTCGCATAATCGTATTGAGCACCACCCACAACGAAAATCCCCTTCACCGCATACTTGAAGTCATTTTCCTGGTACACATTGTAGTAGCCATCAGGGCGAAGCAGATACGTCCAGTCCTCGATGAAATCCGATAGGCTGGCATACTTCATGTAGTGGCCACCCTCTGCAGCAGGCCGGGGACTGCCTTTAGACACAACAACACCAGATGGACGTTGAGCCGTTCCAGTCCATGTCATGCCACCAAGGTTACTATTTAATCGGGCCACCTCAGAGTTACCCCAAAGGCCTTCATAATGTAATTGTGTAATGAGAAAGCTGGGGAGGATTTGATATTCCCTAGCTTTTTTCAAGATAGCATTGAGCGTTTCTTCTTTCAGAACAGCTCCATTATATTTGAGCTCCATTAAATCACCTATTTTCTATTTTTCAAGTCTTCTTTGAAATATTTAGTTACTTTTGCGTCATAATCTGAACGCATTCTATTGAAATATTGGGAAATCCAAGAAGGAATAGGAACTCCAATGGCATCTAAATTTTCAATAAAGCTAACAGCGTAACCTGAGATAAAGAAAATACCCAAAGCATTAGAAGCAAAATCTAGCCCTAACGCTTTAGCGTATGTTCCAGAAATAGTCATTATAAAGACAACTAAAGTATGCTTTATTAAACCATTTGTACCAACGCTAGAGTCGAGCACTTTTAGCTTGAACGCTTTTCCGTAACCTGAAATAACATCAGCTAAAATCAGCCATAATAGAGATTGAAATAGAAAACTATGGCTTAATTTAATTAAACTCATAAAGAAAATTTCTTTTGTAATATCAATATTAATCATGTTCCTATCACTTTCTTTCTAAAGGTGGAGTAAAGCTGTAAAAGTTAAATACCCGTCACCTTCTTTATTATTATAAGAACCAACAATTCTGCCATTTCCGTAAACGACCGTATCCAATCCTGACATGTGCTTTGTATGGGGGCTTTCCCACAAGAGTTGCCAGCTATATCCGTCCCTAGAAAAAGCTAAATATCCACATCGACCATTTTCGTCATACTCAGGACATGCTGAAAACATGTAAATCTGTTCCGCGCGATTAACAAATTTTTTTGTCGACAGATAGCGTTTGCTACGATCTTGCATGCTCCAAAAACCTTCTGTGAAATCTGAAAGTTCTAATTGAGGGTTAATCACGCGATTTCTATCGATGTTTAGGAAATCTCCGCCACCTCCACTTGTATCAGCTGCTAAGAATAACCCTCGTGGGCCTGATATTAATTGAGTATAATTTCCTGCAAATTTGCGTTGGTTAGCAAACATATTCCAGGTATTCCCCCAATCATCGGAATAATACAAGGAAGCTGCACCGAAATCCCCTGCCCAAATATATAGCCTTCCTGATAGAGGATCATATTCAATGTCATGTAAATGCGTACGGCGATCTTCTAATGGAGGAAATTCTGGGCTAATAATGATACTTTTATCAAAGATTCTCTTAAAAGTTCTTCCCGAGTCCGTGGATAAAAATGCTTCATGACGATTAGATGTCTCCATTCCAGCTTTCTCATATGTCGTAAAAGCAATAACATTTTCATGCCGTGTTGAACCCCAATTGTGATTAAATATTCCTGATACGATGTCAGGTTCTGCTTTAAAAACACCATTTTCATCAGATATAAATACCTCTCCACCGTAACAACAGGCTACAAGATTTCCATAGCCTCCAACAAATAGATGTTCGATAATACGGTTAGCTCCATCCTTAGGTGGTAGAGAAGTTATCTTTTCCCAAGCCTCACCATCTTCGCTTGTATATACATCTAGGCCATATGTCCCATAGAATTTACCGTTACGATATTCATGGATGTAATTTACAGATGTCTTTCTTAGTTTGACATCCGTAAGCATAGCCCTCTTAGGATTTAACTGACTATTTTTTTGAATCTCTAGTAACTGTTCGAGCATTGTCTCTATTTGACCTAGTTTATTACTAGAAACATTGTGAACACTCCCCATCATTTCCACACCAATCTTATTTAGATTGGATGATAAGGACTTCAAGTACAAACTTACATAAGGAGACACAATCTTAATTTTTTTATTCTCAGTATTATAAGATAAACTTTCTTCAGGATTTTTAATTTTATGGGTTTTGGTTAAAACAAAAGTTTCTGCTTCAAAATTATAATTATATTCTCGAATTTCGGCCTTATATCCATAATACAAGTTGGAGAATAATGATAAATCTAATACATTGCACCCGTTCATACTCATTTTAGAAGTTTCAAAACTAGCAGAAGGTGCTAAAGAAATTTTTTCATCTTCTGCAGTAAAATTAGCAATTACGTTAAAATTTGAATTAACTAATAAGCGCCCATTTTTATCCGTCTTTAAGATTTCAGCTTTGTCTCTAGCGGTATTCAATGCCATCATTTCAGTAGAATTAGAGCCTGATTTTAAAGCCGTTACAAAGAACCCCATCCTAGTATCCATAGAGTTAGAAATATTTTTTGCTTTTAACACAATAGCCGAGCTAGATAAACTAATCTCAACTGTATTAGGGCCAGAAAAAACATATCCGCCTGTACTTTTATTAAATATTTTTGTTGTTCTGGCTATAGGAGATGATTCATTAGGATACTGAAGCTCCTCAACCGTCAATTCATAACCTGCTGCGTTAGAAACCGAAACTGAGATTCGAAGTGTATCCATACCGATAGTTTCAAATACTCCCAGAGACAGTGTTTTTCCTTTTGGAACATCCCTATTAGATACAACTTCTGTCATAAGATTTTTATGATTTGATTCAACTCTAAGTTCACCCAAATCATTAACACTTATAGCTTTAGCACTTCCGTCATCTCTACGGCCCGCAATTCTCATCATTTTATCTGCCATTCTACACTCTCCATTCCTGACCGTCTTCTGTCATCAACTTACCTAAGTCCCAAGATTTTTCGTCTTGGTACCACCTTTCGAACCCCTGCGCAATTGCCTCTCTAACATCACGCCCATATTTTTTTGTTCTAATGAATTTAGCAATATCGGTAATGGAATAAAGTTTATTGGGATCCATAGGCGAACCATCCACATACGCCATTACTGACCACCCTCATTTCTTTCTACTATATTTTTGTTGTTCTCTGCTAATTCTTTGATTTCGTCAATGCGCTTATCGATAGCAGTAAACCGATTGGAATATGCTGTTGCTCCTCTCTCCAAGGTAGCTATGTACCCTTTTAAGTAAGCTAAGTCATTCTTAAAGCTCATGAAGTCTCGAACCCCTCGCTCTGACCAATAGTCCGATGCATTAGCTATCTTATGCCCCAAGACATAATTAGATTTTTCAATATTCACTATGTCAATTGTTTTCTTCACGCACTGCATAGTGGCCCCCTGGTCTCCAAAGAGAGGATTGTTAACAACCACATAATCGTTTAGATTGATTGATTTATATTCGCTTGGATAGAGCAATTGTAAATTTGCAACGCTTAAATTCACTTCTGACTGATCAATAAATTGTTGGAGCAGATCAGTTTCTGCCATCTCTTTAAGTAAAGCTGGGTCACTCACATTATCGTAGTACTTTACTTTAGTAATAGCACCGTAACGTCTGAGCAACTCATTGTTAAATATGTTCGTAAAACTATTATTAACGTCTGAGACTGTAATTTCTTCGGTTTTATTATCTGCCCCAGGACTTACTGAAGGTCCTGCTATTTTTTGTTCTCTTGCTCCCTTAAGACGATACCAATACGTTGGAGGACCGCCTAGCCAACCGCTTAAAGGAGTTATCATGATTCCTTGCGTGCCAGGGCCAACTGTACAGTGAATAATTTGACCATTCCCGTAATAAACTCCCGTATGTCCATTTGACCAACCGGAATTTCCTTTTATCCCTGAAACAAAAATATCCCCTCTCTGTTTCTCGTCAGCATTAATAGGGATAAGAAGACTGCCTTCAAGAGCATACAAGTCTTCTGTAGACCCTAGCGCAGTACCTTGGGGTAGAAATCCCGCGTAGATTAAGGCACTATATACAGCGCTCGAACAGTCGTAAGAGTTAGGTCCTCCCCGGGCCACCATGCTATAGCCTACTTTCCCTTTTCTTTGTTCGAACCACTCGATTAATTTGTCGATTTTACCTGACACAACTTCTACATATCCAGTTTTATCAATTTGTTTATCCCAAGATTGTAAATTATAGGATTCAATCACTCGAATGAGTGAGGGAGCATAGTTAGGGTCTGTTGCATAGCCTGCATTTTTTAAAGCCCAACAAGCTTTTTTATAGTCAGTCTCTCCAATTACTGCACGATAATTATTTCGTGCCCAGGAACTTCCTTGGAAAAAGTTTGTCCGGTCTTTAATACTATCTGCCCAACTGGCGTATTTCCTAAAACCGGCATTTACCCAATAACTCCCACCAGCGCCGACCTCTCGAGTATTCATATACACCACTTGGCCCGTCCAATTAGACCCGGATTTAACTCCAAAAAGATTGTGGTTAGGAGGTGCTCCAAGCTTTGACCTCCCCCAGTCACTTTCAAGAATTGCTTGAGCTGCAGTAACTGACGGAAGCACTTTAGAAGTAGACCATTCAGCAATTACCCCAGGCTTAATGGCATTTAAGAAATCGGTTTGAAATGCTTGCACTATTCCCCCTCACCCTCCTTCTCTTCTTTTTGATACCGTCCAATTGGAATGATGATTGAATAGACATCATTAACTTTATTCAACCGCGACATACTTATTAAATTATCACCAACAGTAACTTCCGTTTGATTAAAATCACCATGGGATTGTCCAATTAAATTAACTTTTAAATAGCCATCAATATAAGAAGTTGTAAAGCGACAATTACATATCTCACAAAGCTTAGAAATCGCCTCAAAAGTATCCATCTCAAGAGAAACCTCTAGCGAAACTTGTCTGGACTCAGAAATTATTTTGTTCCCTGATTGAGTAGTGATAACTGTCTCTGTTTCATAGATATCTTCTCCCTTAATCCATCCAATTTTTACCCCTTGATAAGATAAAAAATAAGCATTTCTTGGTTCATCGTATGCTTCTACACGATTTACGCGCTCTTTTGCGAAATCTGCAATTCTCAAGCCACTAGGATGGTGTGACGGAGAAAAATAAACAGCACTCGATTTGATTCGAGCGCTG
Proteins encoded in this window:
- a CDS encoding Gfo/Idh/MocA family protein produces the protein MADKLKFAIIGFGTQGSAYGRFIDEGMVPSIDLVAVCDIDEERTKLAKELYPQVETYSDYKELIDSGKVEAIVTTVPHYLHPEMAIYALSKGVHVLNEKPAGVYTKQVKELNEYAEKADATYAIMFNQRNNPLYQKIKAIVDSGDLGDLRRSNWIITTWWRPQAYYNQSDWRATWGGEGGGVLVNQAPHQLDLIQWIAGVPESVYAMVQEGYQREIVVEDQVHAMLRYANGATGVFVTSTNEIAGSDRLELYFDKGKIVVDDSQKATVYRLKETEQEINKEFDAAKVKSMMAGEDVFGDLFEAVDTIEEDNVWGAQHSGVMENFAQHILHGKDLIAPGAEGINGVRLANAIQMSGWTGEEVSIKNFDDEKFLGMLNEHIAKEGKFEQRQ
- a CDS encoding helix-turn-helix transcriptional regulator — protein: MDEEIYAGYDLQGGDEWLEFHTHRQLEIYQFIAGCCYFQIGSQFYELEPGDILLIDGMRLHKAFVKDEGEVYRRHVVHFTRESIQPLLASLDASQLLELFKEGQGSLYRMTKSSDKEIVAEKMRALAELTQLDSSYTFHEQQVKLQIVDLLMTLDRMDHQSIVEVSARQEEPLLRVQEIAYYLTQHYQEKLDLDKIASGVNLSKSYVSHLFREVTGMTVINFLMKYRLLQARYHLMMSDDLSIQEIALANGFESNAHFSRYFKQSVGVTPSQFRKANR
- the clpP gene encoding ATP-dependent Clp endopeptidase proteolytic subunit ClpP, with translation MNLIPTVIEQSSRGERAYDIYSRLLKDRIIMMSGGVDDNMANSIIAQLLFLDAQDPEKDIYIYVNSPGGSVTAGLAIYDTMNFVNADVVTIVTGLAASMGSVIAMAGEKGKRYALPNSEILIHQPLGGVQGQATEIEITARHILKTKKNLNRIISEATGQDIEVVEKDTDRDNWMSAEEAKEYGIIDHIMTSNSELQK
- a CDS encoding peptidoglycan amidohydrolase family protein, with the protein product MELKYNGAVLKEETLNAILKKAREYQILPSFLITQLHYEGLWGNSEVARLNSNLGGMTWTGTAQRPSGVVVSKGSPRPAAEGGHYMKYASLSDFIEDWTYLLRPDGYYNVYQENDFKYAVKGIFVVGGAQYDYATMNVATSQQRYELYLQGMTARRQAINVANNNSLDKLDQDYLHEGKQTVMKIDIDKAISFMRDLKAKGTTYSMYGSRTGADGSADCSGAIYAALRSAGASNLGQVASTESMHGWLVANGFKRIATNATWPAQKGDICIMGQIGHSANAGGHVWMFTSPTTVIHCSYKDGWNGGVYEEPETNVMGTYDYLGYWYVYRQEAKPVPLKSPAEIAKEVLDAKWGNGADRISKLQLAGYDPVAVQNEVNKLVEARDQKEIQVADHQPGQDGKVELADNEVLLNGIVYVITEK
- a CDS encoding phage holin family protein, which translates into the protein MINIDITKEIFFMSLIKLSHSFLFQSLLWLILADVISGYGKAFKLKVLDSSVGTNGLIKHTLVVFIMTISGTYAKALGLDFASNALGIFFISGYAVSFIENLDAIGVPIPSWISQYFNRMRSDYDAKVTKYFKEDLKNRK
- a CDS encoding peptidoglycan amidohydrolase family protein — protein: MQAFQTDFLNAIKPGVIAEWSTSKVLPSVTAAQAILESDWGRSKLGAPPNHNLFGVKSGSNWTGQVVYMNTREVGAGGSYWVNAGFRKYASWADSIKDRTNFFQGSSWARNNYRAVIGETDYKKACWALKNAGYATDPNYAPSLIRVIESYNLQSWDKQIDKTGYVEVVSGKIDKLIEWFEQRKGKVGYSMVARGGPNSYDCSSAVYSALIYAGFLPQGTALGSTEDLYALEGSLLIPINADEKQRGDIFVSGIKGNSGWSNGHTGVYYGNGQIIHCTVGPGTQGIMITPLSGWLGGPPTYWYRLKGAREQKIAGPSVSPGADNKTEEITVSDVNNSFTNIFNNELLRRYGAITKVKYYDNVSDPALLKEMAETDLLQQFIDQSEVNLSVANLQLLYPSEYKSINLNDYVVVNNPLFGDQGATMQCVKKTIDIVNIEKSNYVLGHKIANASDYWSERGVRDFMSFKNDLAYLKGYIATLERGATAYSNRFTAIDKRIDEIKELAENNKNIVERNEGGQ